TGTGTAATCACGTGGTTTCATGAGTTTGTATTCTTTGTGTAATTAACTTTCTCATAGATCTGAAAAGGCATTTATCTCtgattttactatattttacaATGTTATGAAGTATTCTCTTCCTTGGAGCATTTAGTTGTGGGGATGTGTATGAAGAGCTGTGTAGGGAGTTCTGGGACGTCCTAAAATAATCTACCTTAAATTTTCAGGCAGATGGAGGTTTTTCACCGCAGTTTAATGAATGTACAGGGAATCTGCCGTCTCTCAGTTCACCAGTCAAATAAAGATATATTCGGGAGtggaaacaaaacaaaacaggcCATTTAATAGCTTTGCTTAAGATCACCTTGTTTTAAACCAAAAGGATATTAGAAGGCATCACATAAACTTTGTTGCTTTTCCTGTGTTCATTTGGCAAGGTGAATTAATGCAAGTTAACCCCATAACAATCAACTCGTAACATATACACACTATGTAACACCCGCATTCATTTCAAAGTGAGTTGCAGTATACATACCCTTAAACCGCACCTGAAACAATTCCGGGAGTGGCACTACTATACCTTCTTCCCCCACACAAACCCAgggagaaagaagaaatgggACCTTCAAGAAACATGCTTATCTGTTTAACTATTACCCACTCTTTCTTCCTCATTTTTTCATCAACCAATGCACAAAAGCCTCAACCTGAAACAACTTCCATTCCATACAAAACAGTGAATAGCTTCTGCCTGCATAAAAGGCTCAATGTTAACAGAGCCTTCTGCCTCAGAGTCCTCAAAAGCCCTGCATCAGCCAATGCAAAACCAAATGACTTTATTCCCCTCCTACAAGTTGCCATAAACTCAACCTCCTCTTTCATCTGCAAAACCCTCACACTACTTCAAAACCTATACGATGACGAAAAAACAACGGCAATGCTGATCCCAGCCGTCAATGAATGCCTCTCTGCTTATGAGGAGATAGCCGGATACATCACCTATGTCATATCTGATGCTTCTCAAGAATCTGCCATTGCGGGCTTAGATGGTGAGGTGATCAAGGATTATATAGGTCGTTGTATCAAGGCTTTGGCAAAGACTAAGGAACCTGAGATTGCAGACCGTAACAAAGAGGCCAGGAATTATGCCAAGCTGTTGATAGACATTGCTGATAATCTCCGCACTAGGAAACCTAAATAAGATTGACGAGTACAAAAATGTTATCATGTTTTGTTTGCCTGTAtctcctctctctccctctctcgcAATGCTGAAATCCATTTACCCTAGTATTTCAGATTGCAACCGTCTGTTGGCATGTCCCCTTAACagatctaaataaaatatgaattctgatatttatgGATACACGCTGGTTATTTTCTGCAATTATCATTTGACAAATATTAGAACAAGAGGTATAGGCGAAAATTTAAAGAGGCTTTATCCAAATGCTTCATCTCTTCCATTGCAATGGATACACATCCTAACTCACAGCAAATGCATTAAACATCACACAAAAGCAACGAACAGAGTCAAGTAACATGTAGCAcctaattttcaactttaaatGCCTGTATATACTACACATTTGGATGGAGAAGGTACAACTTTGAGGTTCTGCCAAAGCTTTTCAGGAAATACAAAGTGCATTCTTGACtggccatttttttttcattttctcctCCTCTTTTCATTGGAAACTGAAGAACTATAAGCAGACAAGATATGTTGAAGAAGAATGTCCATATACCGAAATTCATCATCTCCACTAAATGCATCAATGACACAATACGTGTTAGAATCCTTGGGCCACCATCAACAGAATGAAAACCAGTCTGGAAAAGTAATTGATTGCTTCTCAAAAGGCCATTTATACCCACTCCAGCCTGCCCTGGTGTTCCACAAGATGTTGAATTTTACCATTAGGTAAGAGAGCCAGATTCTTCACTTTAGCAGGTCTAGTGCTGTACTTGACTTCAAATCTTGGCAACGGCCTATTATGCTCTTCCGTGCTCATCGACATGTCTGGCAAGACCTCATCAAGAAACTCATCGGCAACATCTCCATCTTCATCTATTCTAAGGCGTCTTGCGTACCATCTCAATCCCTAAGCAGATAGGCGTAAAATAAGGAAGGATGCACATGCCAAAGTCActaatttataagataattgtACTGAATGCAGCAGCAAAGAATTAAcatgaaacaaatataaaaaagtttctCCACATAATATGCCAAACAGACAAAACTTTCCTCTATCTCCCATTTTAGATAGCTTGTACCTAACTGTTCATAAAAATGCTCCAGAAGGGTGCaggcttaaaaatataacgaCAACAGAAAACCAAGCTTGTCAACCTATTCCCATCAGCTGTCCTTCTGGTAGCTTCATTCATCAAGCAGTCAGTAGCCATTCTCCTCAGGGTAGCTCTTAGCCTTACCCATGGGAATGCACACTCTAAGTAGCTTCATCCTTGCAATTGTCTTACTCCAAGGAAACTATCATTCTACTCTACATTGTGGTCTTCTCAATAGCAGATTTCTGACTTTATGATGTCTAGCTTTATTATATCCATCGATTAGCAATAAAAACAACAGTTAAAGCACAAAAAGGGGCAAATCCTCACTCAAACATATGTGTAATTTGAGTAGAATACCAACCATTGGATAGTATCAAACTTGATCCACATCGGCAAAAAGTGCTAGGACCAcaccaaataaagaaaatggatACCCCTCGAAAGTAAGCATAcattattaagtttaaaaaaaaaagtccaaACAATCCTTTTTTCACATATTTCTCCTAAAATGTAAAGTTTTCCACTTTGAAACCGCAGCTAACAATTACTTGGGCGCATCAAACATAACATTTCAGAAAAAGTACCGCAGATTCACAATATCATCAGCGCTCATTGacctaatttttattaggggCACATGCCCGAAAGTGATTATCTTCAAAAGCAAATTCGTACTTTTGAGATTCTATGCTTCTGATCATCCTCACCAGATCCGGAAACTAACTTATGCTCGACATTCAAATACTTAATATCACTAAACTTCAACTAATTGAACCGCAATTGACATTAACACAAGAAGACAACTTTACTAAACCAAAGCCTAAAttcaacaaacaaaaaaaaaagaaaggcaaTAGCATTTTTCTTATCCAAGTAAACACACCTGAATACCGCCGTCTCCGGCCGGGCAGAATACAAGAAGGGGGGGAGGTGGGGCCCGCTCGACGGGGACCTGAACGGGCACACTAAATCCTTTGCGCGGAAGATGCTGAGGTGGAGCTGTAGCTGAGGCCGCAGCCGGCCCGGACGGCGACGCCGGAATGGCGGCTTCGGCAGCGGCGTCTtcctggtggtggtggtgctgCTCTTCGTCTCTCCCAAACCCTAGCAACCCCGCGAGTCTCTTAAATAACCCCATAATCCCCACTCCAATACATATATGCAACACACAAATTTGCACCAGTATTGGGTCAGGGCTTGGGATCGAAATTACAGCACGCGACGGAGCtagaatttggaaaattttgagaGATGACGATGATAAGAAATTAGGTATTTGTTTGGtgtttaatgtaatattagaAGTTGCGATGCCATAACTCAATGGGTCTGCATCTTTCacaattaaaacttttatgaGTCAAAATTGCATATTGATAATAACTGAGGAGCTCAATGTAAATAATAACCCATTGTTTTGATGGGCTTATTGGGCTCAACTACAAAAGAGATTTGGGCTCTGCAAAGGTGATGATTGACCCAACccaaaatattagatataatatttaaattatatataataataaatcatataattattatttttagttttgaaaataaaaaaaccatCTCTTCGCTTCGCTTCCTTTCCTGCATAGCTTGATGTGTATGAATTTGTATATTACA
The window above is part of the Sesamum indicum cultivar Zhongzhi No. 13 linkage group LG2, S_indicum_v1.0, whole genome shotgun sequence genome. Proteins encoded here:
- the LOC105179305 gene encoding uncharacterized protein LOC105179305, with translation MGLFKRLAGLLGFGRDEEQHHHHQEDAAAEAAIPASPSGPAAASATAPPQHLPRKGFSVPVQVPVERAPPPPLLVFCPAGDGGIQGLRWYARRLRIDEDGDVADEFLDEVLPDMSMSTEEHNRPLPRFEVKYSTRPAKVKNLALLPNGKIQHLVEHQGRLEWV